From a single Miscanthus floridulus cultivar M001 chromosome 8, ASM1932011v1, whole genome shotgun sequence genomic region:
- the LOC136474182 gene encoding transcription factor bHLH80-like isoform X1: MRRFLPVGGGGGEPSSSSSSGGHHHQQGGLAGQRAAAGLRYRGGDISLGHENDDGHRRHDRQTTDGSMDMLARHSSSPVGFFSNLMVDNGTAYPRSNKAGGSGGGEGQRDPSTANNSSGSSGGRKMKPSSEFNFTGGAQQGQQGAAVGLHRSRISEDGGAFPGGLMGDRAAGGRGSGESSSGGATAARSYSGGFSIVGPWEESRDIITTLGAYDPQFSGAMADTALEMAGIDRYMQLQQDQVPFKVRAKRGCATHPRSIAERERRTRISEKLRKLQDLVPNMDKQTSTADMLDLAVEHIKGLQSELQALKHEQEKCTCCRKR; encoded by the exons ATGAGGCGCTTCCTgccggtcggcggcggcggcggggagccgtcctcctcctcctcgtcgggcGGTCACCACCACCAGCAAGGCGGGCTTGCGGGCCAGAGGGCGGCGGCGGGCCTGCGGTACCGAGGAGGCGACATCTCGCTGGGGCACGAGAACGACGACGGACACCGTCGCCATGATAGGCAGACCACCGATGGGTCCATGGACATGCTGGCGCGGCACAGCAGCTCGCCGGTGGgcttcttctccaacctcatgGTGGACAACG GGACAGCGTATCCACGCTCGAATAAAGCCGGAGGCAGTGGTGGCGGCGAAGGTCAGCGTGATCCTTCAACGGCCAACAATAGTAGTGGCAGCAGCGGCGGCCGGAAGATGAAGCCGTCGTCCGAGTTCAACTTCACCGGCGGGGCGCAGCAGGGCCAGCAGGGCGCCGCCGTGGGCCTGCACCGCTCTCGGATCTCCGAGGACGGCGGCGCCTTCCCGGGCGGCCTGATGGGCGACCGGGCGGCGGGTGGCCGCGGCTCTGGCGAGAGCAGCAGCGGTGGTGCCACGGCGGCGCGCTCGTACTCCGGCGGGTTCTCCATTGTTGGGCCGTGGGAAGAGTCCAGGGACATCATTACCACCCTCGGCGCATACGACCCTCAG TTTAGCGGCGCCATGGCGGATACGGCGCTGGAGATGGCGGGCATTGACAGGTACATGCAGCTGCAGCAGGACCAGGTGCCATTCAAAGTGCGCGCCAAGCGCGGGTGCGCCACGCACCCCAGGAGCATCGCCGAGAGG GAGAGGAGGACGAGGATCAGCGAGAAGCTCAGGAAGCTCCAGGACCTCGTGCCCAACATGGACAAG CAAACGAGCACCGCGGACATGTTGGACCTTGCAGTTGAGCACATCAAGGGCCTGCAGAGCGAACTGCAG GCTCTGAAACACGAGCAGGAGAAGTGCACCTGCTGCCGAAAGCGATAG
- the LOC136474182 gene encoding transcription factor bHLH129-like isoform X2, which yields MRRFLPVGGGGGEPSSSSSSGGHHHQQGGLAGQRAAAGLRYRGGDISLGHENDDGHRRHDRQTTDGSMDMLARHSSSPVGFFSNLMVDNGTAYPRSNKAGGSGGGEGQRDPSTANNSSGSSGGRKMKPSSEFNFTGGAQQGQQGAAVGLHRSRISEDGGAFPGGLMGDRAAGGRGSGESSSGGATAARSYSGGFSIVGPWEESRDIITTLGAYDPQFSGAMADTALEMAGIDRYMQLQQDQVPFKVRAKRGCATHPRSIAERERRTRISEKLRKLQDLVPNMDKQTSTADMLDLAVEHIKGLQSELQELRTY from the exons ATGAGGCGCTTCCTgccggtcggcggcggcggcggggagccgtcctcctcctcctcgtcgggcGGTCACCACCACCAGCAAGGCGGGCTTGCGGGCCAGAGGGCGGCGGCGGGCCTGCGGTACCGAGGAGGCGACATCTCGCTGGGGCACGAGAACGACGACGGACACCGTCGCCATGATAGGCAGACCACCGATGGGTCCATGGACATGCTGGCGCGGCACAGCAGCTCGCCGGTGGgcttcttctccaacctcatgGTGGACAACG GGACAGCGTATCCACGCTCGAATAAAGCCGGAGGCAGTGGTGGCGGCGAAGGTCAGCGTGATCCTTCAACGGCCAACAATAGTAGTGGCAGCAGCGGCGGCCGGAAGATGAAGCCGTCGTCCGAGTTCAACTTCACCGGCGGGGCGCAGCAGGGCCAGCAGGGCGCCGCCGTGGGCCTGCACCGCTCTCGGATCTCCGAGGACGGCGGCGCCTTCCCGGGCGGCCTGATGGGCGACCGGGCGGCGGGTGGCCGCGGCTCTGGCGAGAGCAGCAGCGGTGGTGCCACGGCGGCGCGCTCGTACTCCGGCGGGTTCTCCATTGTTGGGCCGTGGGAAGAGTCCAGGGACATCATTACCACCCTCGGCGCATACGACCCTCAG TTTAGCGGCGCCATGGCGGATACGGCGCTGGAGATGGCGGGCATTGACAGGTACATGCAGCTGCAGCAGGACCAGGTGCCATTCAAAGTGCGCGCCAAGCGCGGGTGCGCCACGCACCCCAGGAGCATCGCCGAGAGG GAGAGGAGGACGAGGATCAGCGAGAAGCTCAGGAAGCTCCAGGACCTCGTGCCCAACATGGACAAG CAAACGAGCACCGCGGACATGTTGGACCTTGCAGTTGAGCACATCAAGGGCCTGCAGAGCGAACTGCAG GAATTACGTACATACTGA